TCCTTGAACTTCTCGGAGATCACCATCTGACCGTTGTAGGTCGGGTTCTCCGGGGAGCCCGCGGAGATCGGAATCGTCTTGACCGTCTTGCCGTCGCGCTGGACCGTCATGGTCTTCTTGGCGACGTCGACGGTCGAGACCTGGTTGCGGCCGATCTTGAACGTGACGGTCTTCTGCTGGACGCCGAAGACGCCGTCGGCGCCCTCCACCCCGTCGAGCTTCAGCTTCAGCGTGACCGTGGAGCCCTCGGTCCAGTACTGCTCGGGGCGGAAGTCGATGCGCTGGGAGTTGAACCAGTGCCCGACGACCTCCTGGCCGCTGGACGACGACACCTCGATGCCCGCCTGGACGGCCTTCTTGTTGGTGATCGCCTTGTTGAAGTTGATCGACACCGGCATGCCGACGCCGACGGTCGAGCCGTCCTCGGGCGTGAAGTTGCCGATGAAGCTGTTCGCCGGGGAGACGGTGGTGAACGACGAGTTCTCATGGGCCTCGCGGCCCTGGGCGTCCTTCGCCGTCGCGGCGATCTTGTACGTGGTGGCGCGCTTCAGCGGCCCGGAGGGCTGCCAGCTCTTGCCGTCCGCGGAGATCTCGCCCTCGACGGCCGCGCCCTCGTTGGAGGTCATCGCGACCGAGGTCAGCGTGCCCTCGGCGACCGTGACCTTGGCGTCGTTGTTGATCGACGCGTTGATCGCGCCGTTCTTCGGGGTGATCGATATTCGGGCCTGCGAGGTCTTCTCCGCCGCCGCCTCGTCGACCTGGGCCTGTGAGTTCTTCGGACTCTCACTGCTGCCGTTGGCGGCATCGGCCTCGTCGCCGCTGTTGCAGCCCGTGAGCACCAGCACACCGCTGAGCAGTGCGGACGCGGCCATCAGGCCTCTGCGCCGCTTACCGTCCGTCATCACACGCTTCTCCATCGTCATGGAATCCCTGCCAACACTCCCCTTAACACCCATGACACCCCCTCCGGTTCCACATCGGTACGGGGTGTGGGGAACACCACTGACCGACGCACAGGCGTGCCGCCCGGTTCCCGGGTATGGGGTGGCCCCGGACACACGCACACACGTGCGGGACCCGGGGCCTTGAAGGGTGTCACATATCCGGCTCAGCCGTCCCGGCCCTCGCCCCCGTCTTCTTCCCCGTCCTCGGCGTCCAAGTCCTCCTCGTCGAGGTGCCAGGCGTCCACGTCCGGGTCGTAGTCCGCCTGCTCGCTGCTCCAGGACGCCTGGACGAGCTCCACCCCGGGCACCTCGCCGATCAGCTGGAACGGCTCGACCAGGTACGCGAGGGCTTCCGCTTCGTCCTCGCGGACGGCCGCCCCGGCGTGCGCACGCTCCTCCTCGGGCATGAACTCGTCGTCCTCGATCCGTCGCAGAGCGGCGTCGGTCAGCTCGCCCCTCTCGGTCACCTCCAGCACCAGGTCCACCCGAAGTCGTACATACCGTGAGGTCTCAGAAGCGCTCATATGACGGAGCGTAAGGCGCTCGCGGCCCCGGCTTTTCCGCGACCCGCTGTGTTCACTAGCATCGGCGCAACACCCAATTCTCGATTCCGCAAGGGGATCTGAATCTGTGTCCGTCGCACGCCGACCTCTGCTGACCGCCACCGCCGCCGGGACGCTGCTCGGTGCTCTGTGGTTCGTCCCCTCGGCGAACGCCACCGGTGAGGAACCGGCCGCCGCGCAGTCCCGCCAGGCCGCCACGGCCCTCCACGCGAGCACCGCCAGCGGGGACCGGACGCCGCCCCAGGGCGGGGCCGGGCAGGAGCTTCGCCTCGCCGACACGGGCGCGGGCGTGGACACGGCGCCGTACGTGCTGGGCGGCTCCACATTCCTGGCCGTCGGGATCGGCCTGGTGACCTTCGCGATACGGCGCGGGGCGCACGCGCTCTGACGCGTACGCCCCGAGGGAGACGCGCTCCGACGCGTACGCCCCCCCCCCCGGGGGGGCCGCCCACGAAGGCGGCCCCGCGTGACAGGGAGCGTCCGGCCCGGCCGTTACGCCAGCGGGCCGGTCACCGGCTCGACCGCCGCGACGACGCCGCCGTCCCGTACGAAGACGTCCGCCGCCTCCAGGTCGGGCGCGAGGAACCGGTCAGGGCCGGGGCCCCGCACGCCCGCCGCGCGCAGGGCTTCGATGACCGCGCGGGACGCGGGCGCCGGGGTGAGGCCGTGGCGCAGCTCGATGGCCCGCGTCGCCGCGTACAGC
This genomic window from Streptomyces thermolilacinus SPC6 contains:
- a CDS encoding L,D-transpeptidase, with the protein product MEKRVMTDGKRRRGLMAASALLSGVLVLTGCNSGDEADAANGSSESPKNSQAQVDEAAAEKTSQARISITPKNGAINASINNDAKVTVAEGTLTSVAMTSNEGAAVEGEISADGKSWQPSGPLKRATTYKIAATAKDAQGREAHENSSFTTVSPANSFIGNFTPEDGSTVGVGMPVSINFNKAITNKKAVQAGIEVSSSSGQEVVGHWFNSQRIDFRPEQYWTEGSTVTLKLKLDGVEGADGVFGVQQKTVTFKIGRNQVSTVDVAKKTMTVQRDGKTVKTIPISAGSPENPTYNGQMVISEKFKETRMNGATVGFTDDDGKGEYDIKDVPHAMRLSTSGTFIHGNYWGADSVFGNVNTSHGCVGLNDVKGAGDPNQPGAWFYDNSLIGDVVIVKNSKDKTIKPDNGLNGWNMNWADWKAGSAL